From Ictidomys tridecemlineatus isolate mIctTri1 chromosome 2, mIctTri1.hap1, whole genome shotgun sequence, the proteins below share one genomic window:
- the Slc35e4 gene encoding solute carrier family 35 member E4, whose amino-acid sequence MCRCPLEQHEGRMTSAEAVEVTGSARVAGSPEWPPGSPQVLPQPGRVRVAVAGLVWLLAGASMSSLNKWIFTVHGFGRPLLLSALHMLAAALACHWGARRGMPGSTRLRVLLLSLTFGTSMACGNVGLSTVPLDLAQLATTTTPLFTMALSALLLGRRHHPLQFAAMGPLCLGAACSLAGEFWAPPAGCGFLLAATCLRGLKSVQQSALLQEERLDAVTLLYATSLPSFCLLAGAALVLEAGVAPPPVPTDSRLWACVLLSCLLSVVYNLASFSLLALTSALTVHVLGNLTVVGNLILSHLLFGSHLSTLSYVGIALTLSGMFLYHNCEFVASWAARRGLWQREKPGKGL is encoded by the exons ATGTGCCGCTGCCCATTGGAACAACATGAAGGCAGGATGACCTCAGCGGAAGCAGTGGAAGTGACTGGAAGTGCTCGAGTGGCTGGATCCCCTGAGTGGCCCCCTGGCAGCCCCCAGGTCCTCCCGCAACCTGGCCGGGTCCGGGTGGCTGTGGCAGGATTGGTGTGGCTGCTGGCAGGAGCCAGCATGTCAAGCCTCAACAAGTGGATTTTCACAGTGCATGGCTTCGGGCGGCCCCTGTTGCTCTCAGCGCTGCACATGCTGGCGGCAGCACTAGCATGTCACTGGGGGGCACGACGCGGGATGCCTGGGAGCACCCGCCTACGAGTGCTTTTGCTCAGCCTCACCTTTGGCACATCCATGGCCTGTGGCAATGTGGGTCTGAGCACTGTGCCCTTGGACCTGGCTCAGCTGGCTACTACCACCACACCACTGTTCACAATGGCCCTGTCTGCGCTGCTGCTGGGACGTCGCCATCATCCACTACAGTTTGCTGCCATGGGTCCACTCTGCCTGGGGGCAGCCTGCAGCCTGGCTGGAGAGTTCTGGGCACCCCCTGCTGGCTGTGGCTTCTTGCTGGCAGCCACCTGCCTCCGAGGTCTCAAGTCTGTTCAGCAAA GTGCCCTGCTGCAGGAGGAAAGGCTAGATGCAGTGACTCTCCTGTATGCAACCTCGCTGCCCAGCTTCTGCCTGCTGGCGGGTGCAGCACTGGTGTTGGAGGCTGGTGTGGCCCCACCACCCGTTCCTACAGATTCCCGCCTCTGGGCCTGTGTCCTGCTCAGCTGCCTCCTGTCTGTGGTCTACAACCTCGCCAGCTTTTCTTTGCTGGCCCTCACCTCCGCTCTCACCGTCCATGTGCTGGGCAACCTCACCGTCGTGGGCAACCTCATCCTGTCCCATCTCCTGTTTGGCAGCCACCTCAGCACCCTGAGCTATGTGGGCATTGCACTTACCCTTTCAGGAATGTTCCTTTACCACAACTGCGAGTTTGTGGCCTCGTGGGCTGCCCGCCGGGGGCTGTGGCAAAGAGAGAAGCCTGGCAAAGGTCTTTGA